In one Aeromicrobium erythreum genomic region, the following are encoded:
- a CDS encoding cytochrome ubiquinol oxidase subunit I yields MEALDIARWQFGITTVYHFFFVPVTIGLVFLVAMLQTAWHRTGNEKYLRLTRFYGKLFLINFALGIATGIVQEFQFGMNWSDYSRFVGDVFGAPLAIEGLLAFFLESTFLGLWIFGWDRLKPAVHLACIWLAAIGTVLSAYFILAANSFMQNPVGYRMDEESGRAELTDFWAVMTNKVVLVTFPHTIFACFMVGGAVVAGVGLWQMLRGPRREDEEEREAFRTAVRLGAVVLLVAGAGTMVSGDFQGKVMTEVQPMKMAAAEGLYEDEAPASFSLLTVGTLDGSEPLFEVKIPRLLSFLGTGTWDGEVRGIDSLQEEYEQRFGPGDYAPNIPVTYWTFRAMITAGGLAMVGGAWLLWATRRRRLPSLATWEGRWLLRTAVVLPFLPLAASSFGWIFTEMGRQPWVVFGLMETSAGVSPGVSAGEALTTLVGFTALYAALAVVEFRLLLTYIRKGLPDADPPELVDDPDAPLAFAY; encoded by the coding sequence ATGGAAGCGCTCGACATCGCCCGGTGGCAGTTCGGCATCACGACCGTCTACCACTTCTTCTTCGTCCCGGTCACGATCGGGCTGGTCTTCCTCGTCGCCATGCTGCAGACCGCGTGGCACCGCACGGGGAACGAGAAGTACCTCCGGCTCACGCGCTTCTACGGCAAGCTCTTCCTGATCAACTTCGCGCTCGGCATCGCGACGGGCATCGTCCAGGAGTTCCAGTTCGGCATGAACTGGAGCGACTACTCGCGGTTCGTCGGCGACGTCTTCGGGGCGCCGCTGGCCATCGAGGGCCTGCTGGCGTTCTTCCTGGAGTCGACCTTCCTCGGTCTCTGGATCTTCGGCTGGGACCGGCTCAAGCCGGCCGTCCACCTGGCGTGCATCTGGCTCGCGGCGATCGGCACCGTGCTCTCGGCCTACTTCATCCTGGCCGCCAACTCGTTCATGCAGAACCCGGTGGGCTACCGCATGGACGAGGAGTCCGGCCGGGCCGAGCTCACGGACTTCTGGGCGGTCATGACCAACAAGGTCGTGCTCGTCACCTTCCCGCACACGATCTTCGCGTGCTTCATGGTCGGCGGTGCCGTGGTCGCCGGCGTCGGGCTCTGGCAGATGCTGCGCGGTCCACGTCGCGAGGACGAGGAGGAGCGCGAGGCCTTCCGGACCGCCGTGCGCCTCGGCGCCGTCGTGCTGCTCGTCGCCGGCGCCGGCACGATGGTCTCCGGCGACTTCCAGGGCAAGGTCATGACCGAGGTGCAGCCGATGAAGATGGCGGCGGCCGAGGGGCTGTACGAGGACGAGGCCCCCGCGTCGTTCTCCCTGCTGACCGTCGGCACCCTCGACGGCAGCGAGCCGCTGTTCGAGGTCAAGATCCCGCGGCTCCTGTCGTTCCTGGGCACCGGCACCTGGGACGGCGAGGTCCGCGGCATCGACTCCCTCCAGGAGGAGTACGAGCAGCGGTTCGGACCCGGCGACTACGCGCCGAACATCCCGGTGACCTACTGGACGTTCCGCGCGATGATCACCGCAGGCGGACTCGCCATGGTCGGTGGCGCCTGGCTGCTCTGGGCCACGCGACGACGGCGCCTGCCGTCGCTCGCGACGTGGGAGGGGCGCTGGCTGTTGCGCACCGCCGTCGTCCTGCCGTTCCTGCCGCTCGCGGCGAGCTCGTTCGGGTGGATCTTCACCGAGATGGGCCGCCAGCCCTGGGTCGTGTTCGGGCTCATGGAGACCTCGGCCGGGGTGTCGCCGGGTGTCAGCGCGGGGGAGGCCCTGACGACGCTCGTCGGCTTCACCGCGCTGTACGCGGCGCTCGCCGTCGTCGAGTTCCGCCTCCTGCTCACCTACATCCGCAAGGGCCTGCCCGACGCCGACCCGCCCGAGCTCGTCGACGACCCGGACGCGCCGCTCGCGTTCGCCTACTGA
- the cydB gene encoding cytochrome d ubiquinol oxidase subunit II has protein sequence MELTTVWFVLIAVLWIGYLVLEGFDFGVGMLTAVLARDEKERRVLLNTIGPVWDGNEVWLIVAGGATFAAFPEWYATLFSGFYLPLFVILVALILRIVALEYRSKRPAMVWKRRCDVGILIGSVVPAVLWGVALANLVRGVPIDADKEFVGSVVDLLNPYALLGGLVTLTVFLVHGAVFVGLKTVGDIRERARVLALRVGVVAAVLATVFVGWTAGRDGDAVVWVAGAVAVACFAAGLAAASARREGWAFVGTALSIAAVVVMLFTALFPDVMVSSLDPSWSLTTTNAASTPYTLTIMTWVAAAFTPLVVGYQAWSYWVFRRRIGTHHIPDDVLAPTS, from the coding sequence ATGGAGCTCACCACCGTCTGGTTCGTGCTCATCGCCGTGCTGTGGATCGGCTACCTCGTGCTCGAGGGGTTCGACTTCGGCGTCGGCATGCTCACCGCCGTGCTGGCCCGCGACGAGAAGGAGCGCCGCGTGCTGCTCAACACCATCGGCCCGGTGTGGGACGGCAACGAGGTGTGGCTCATCGTCGCCGGCGGGGCCACGTTCGCGGCGTTCCCGGAGTGGTACGCCACGTTGTTCAGCGGCTTCTACCTGCCGCTCTTCGTCATCCTCGTCGCCCTCATCCTGCGCATCGTCGCGCTGGAGTACCGCAGCAAGCGCCCCGCGATGGTCTGGAAGCGTCGCTGCGACGTCGGCATCCTCATCGGGTCGGTGGTGCCCGCGGTGCTGTGGGGCGTGGCGCTGGCCAACCTGGTGCGCGGCGTGCCGATCGACGCCGACAAGGAGTTCGTCGGCTCCGTCGTCGACCTGCTGAACCCGTACGCGCTGCTCGGCGGTCTCGTCACCCTCACCGTGTTCCTCGTGCACGGCGCCGTCTTCGTCGGCCTGAAGACGGTCGGCGACATCCGCGAGCGGGCGCGCGTCCTGGCACTGCGGGTGGGGGTCGTCGCGGCGGTGCTCGCCACGGTGTTCGTCGGGTGGACGGCCGGCCGCGACGGCGACGCCGTCGTCTGGGTGGCCGGTGCCGTGGCCGTGGCGTGCTTCGCCGCCGGTCTCGCGGCCGCGTCGGCCCGGCGCGAGGGCTGGGCCTTCGTCGGCACGGCGCTGTCGATCGCCGCGGTGGTGGTCATGCTCTTCACGGCGCTGTTCCCCGACGTCATGGTCTCCTCGCTCGACCCGTCCTGGAGCCTCACGACGACGAACGCGGCGTCGACGCCGTACACGCTGACGATCATGACCTGGGTCGCGGCGGCCTTCACGCCCCTGGTCGTCGGCTACCAGGCGTGGTCGTACTGGGTGTTCCGGCGGCGGATCGGGACGCACCACATCCCTGACGACGTCCTCGCGCCGACCTCCTGA
- the cydD gene encoding thiol reductant ABC exporter subunit CydD — protein MRPLDPRLLRRSRPVRRFLVATVLLGLVAAVAVVGQAWLLSATVVALVDGVAPTSVAATTAALAGVVAARGVLAWAQATTGTRAAAAVKAGLRHDLVDAVLDQRRTGPAPSSARVATLLDTGLDALDGYVARFLPQVVLTALVPGAVVLTLLAVDPLSALIVVLTLPLVVTFLVLVGMVTRDRLDGRWAELQRLGRHFSDVLAGLTVLTGFGRDSGRGLREVGERHRRATMASLRTAFLSSFVLELFSTLSVALVAVAAGLRLVTGDLDLATGLLVIVLAPEAYLPLRRLGTLFHDSTQGLAAADEALTLLDGERRTGHLVVEGPAPVEVRDLVVVHPGRERPALALPGLTLQPGEFVAVTGPSGAGKSTLLAVLLGFALPTSGSVRVGGVPVVELDPDAWRRQVAWVPQDPHLLAGTVADNVRLGHPAASDEAVRSALVDAGAADLAPRREVGEQGQALSAGERRRVAVARALLRVRDGGAWLVLMDEPTAGLDAERESTVLGTLCRLQESGDVTVLVVAHRAETVAAASRELRVDRPVEVVQAGPAGEVTP, from the coding sequence ATGAGACCCCTCGACCCCCGGCTGCTGCGCCGGTCCCGACCCGTGCGGCGCTTCCTCGTCGCCACCGTGCTGCTCGGCCTGGTGGCTGCGGTCGCCGTCGTCGGTCAGGCCTGGCTGCTCTCGGCCACCGTCGTCGCCCTCGTCGACGGCGTCGCGCCGACCTCCGTCGCCGCGACCACCGCGGCACTCGCGGGCGTCGTGGCGGCGCGCGGCGTGCTCGCGTGGGCGCAGGCGACCACGGGCACCCGAGCCGCGGCGGCGGTCAAGGCCGGGCTGCGCCACGACCTCGTCGACGCCGTGCTCGACCAGCGCCGCACCGGCCCCGCGCCGTCGAGCGCACGCGTCGCCACGCTGCTCGACACGGGTCTCGACGCCCTCGACGGCTACGTGGCCCGCTTCCTGCCGCAGGTGGTGCTGACCGCGCTGGTGCCGGGCGCCGTGGTCCTCACGCTGCTCGCCGTCGACCCGCTGTCGGCGCTGATCGTCGTGCTCACGCTGCCGCTCGTGGTGACCTTCCTCGTCCTCGTCGGCATGGTGACGCGCGACCGCCTCGACGGCCGCTGGGCCGAGCTGCAGCGGCTCGGCCGCCACTTCTCCGACGTGCTCGCCGGGCTGACCGTGCTGACGGGCTTCGGGCGCGACTCCGGCCGCGGCCTCCGCGAGGTGGGGGAGCGGCACCGTCGCGCCACCATGGCCTCGCTGCGCACCGCGTTCCTGTCCTCGTTCGTGCTCGAGCTCTTCTCGACGCTGTCCGTCGCGCTCGTGGCGGTGGCGGCCGGTCTGCGGCTCGTGACCGGCGACCTCGACCTCGCGACCGGGCTGCTCGTCATCGTGCTCGCGCCGGAGGCGTACCTCCCGCTGCGTCGGCTCGGCACGCTCTTCCACGACAGCACCCAGGGCCTGGCGGCGGCCGACGAGGCCCTCACGCTCCTCGACGGCGAACGGCGGACCGGCCACCTGGTGGTCGAGGGTCCCGCGCCGGTCGAGGTGCGCGACCTGGTCGTCGTCCACCCAGGTCGCGAGCGGCCCGCCCTCGCGCTGCCAGGACTGACGCTGCAGCCGGGGGAGTTCGTCGCCGTGACGGGACCGTCCGGTGCCGGCAAGTCGACGCTGCTCGCCGTGCTGCTCGGCTTCGCGCTGCCCACGAGCGGCTCCGTGCGGGTCGGCGGCGTGCCCGTGGTCGAGCTCGACCCGGACGCGTGGCGGCGGCAGGTGGCCTGGGTCCCGCAGGACCCGCACCTGCTGGCCGGCACCGTCGCGGACAACGTCCGGCTCGGCCACCCGGCCGCCTCGGACGAGGCTGTGCGGTCGGCGCTCGTCGACGCAGGAGCGGCCGACCTCGCTCCCCGACGCGAGGTCGGCGAGCAGGGACAGGCGCTGTCGGCGGGGGAGCGGCGTCGCGTCGCGGTCGCCCGGGCGCTCCTGCGGGTGCGCGACGGCGGAGCCTGGCTCGTGCTGATGGACGAGCCGACCGCCGGTCTCGACGCCGAGCGCGAGAGCACCGTCCTCGGGACGCTGTGCCGCCTGCAGGAGTCGGGCGACGTGACGGTGCTCGTCGTCGCCCACCGCGCCGAGACCGTGGCGGCGGCGTCGCGGGAGCTGCGCGTCGACCGCCCGGTCGAGGTGGTCCAGGCCGGGCCGGCAGGAGAGGTGACCCCGTGA
- the cydC gene encoding thiol reductant ABC exporter subunit CydC, with translation MSRRSRLLASSRTRLAAGGALGVLAQLSSLGLLLTSGWLVVRAAEQPPVLYLIVAVTSVRMFGVARAALRYAERLLTHDAALARGIDHRVRSYEGLARVMPAAGATRRGDVVRTVVADVEALQDGLLRLRLPWASALVTCAVTVAVVALVLPAAGVALAAFAATALLAARVLVPRLAGAEGSAPTALSPDVTELVLAAPDLVAYGSARGRDVRAHAAVDALARQDRRRAWAGGLGSLVVLVSCAACVLATALLTADAGLTGPLVGVLLLAPVGLVDVLDAVAEAERLRPRVQAARRRLVALEGGSDPMPAPLDGTRRPDGFALDLQDVTLGWDADLVEHLNVHVPEGARVVVTGPSGSGKSTLAATLSRLVAARSGTVRLGGVDLLDLDREQVRAVVGWMQQDTVLFDTTVRENLRVADPRADDATLWRALGRVRLADTVASWPDGLDTVLGEDGSRVSGGERQRLGLARMLLAGHRVLVLDEPTEHLDGETARALLDDVDALAPEHTVVVVSHAPEVVARYPQRVDLRPSPVRRPRVVR, from the coding sequence GTGAGCCGCCGGTCGCGCCTGCTGGCATCGTCGCGCACCCGGCTCGCCGCGGGTGGCGCGCTCGGCGTGCTCGCGCAGCTGAGCTCGCTCGGGCTGCTGCTGACGTCGGGCTGGCTGGTCGTGCGCGCGGCGGAGCAGCCACCGGTGCTCTACCTCATCGTCGCCGTCACCTCGGTGCGGATGTTCGGGGTCGCGCGCGCCGCGCTGCGCTACGCCGAGCGGCTGCTGACCCACGACGCTGCCCTCGCCCGCGGGATCGACCACCGCGTGCGGTCCTACGAGGGACTCGCCCGCGTGATGCCCGCAGCCGGCGCGACGCGTCGCGGCGACGTCGTCCGCACCGTCGTCGCCGACGTCGAGGCGCTGCAGGACGGTCTGCTCCGCCTGCGGCTGCCGTGGGCCTCGGCCCTCGTCACGTGCGCGGTCACGGTAGCCGTCGTCGCGCTGGTCCTGCCGGCGGCGGGCGTGGCGCTCGCCGCCTTCGCCGCGACGGCCCTGCTGGCGGCGCGCGTGCTCGTCCCGAGGCTCGCGGGTGCCGAGGGCAGCGCACCGACGGCGCTCTCGCCCGACGTGACCGAGCTCGTGCTGGCGGCACCCGACCTCGTCGCCTACGGGTCCGCGCGAGGCCGTGACGTCCGGGCGCACGCCGCCGTCGACGCGCTCGCCCGTCAGGACCGGCGACGAGCCTGGGCCGGAGGTCTCGGCTCGCTCGTGGTGCTCGTCTCCTGCGCGGCCTGCGTGCTCGCGACCGCGCTGCTCACGGCCGACGCAGGCCTCACCGGTCCGCTCGTCGGCGTGCTGCTCCTCGCGCCGGTCGGGCTGGTCGACGTGCTGGACGCCGTGGCGGAGGCCGAGCGGCTGCGACCGCGCGTGCAGGCCGCGCGCCGCAGGCTCGTCGCGCTCGAGGGGGGCAGCGACCCGATGCCGGCCCCCCTCGACGGTACGCGCCGGCCCGACGGCTTCGCCCTGGACCTGCAGGACGTCACGCTCGGCTGGGACGCCGACCTCGTCGAGCACCTCAACGTGCACGTGCCCGAGGGCGCGCGGGTGGTCGTCACCGGCCCCAGCGGGTCGGGCAAGAGCACGCTCGCGGCCACGCTGTCCCGGTTGGTCGCGGCCCGGAGCGGCACGGTGCGGCTGGGCGGCGTCGACCTGCTCGACCTCGACCGCGAGCAGGTGCGCGCCGTGGTCGGCTGGATGCAGCAGGACACCGTGCTGTTCGACACCACGGTGCGCGAGAACCTGCGCGTCGCCGACCCCCGCGCCGACGACGCCACGCTGTGGCGCGCGCTCGGCCGCGTCCGGCTCGCCGACACGGTCGCCTCGTGGCCCGACGGGCTCGACACCGTGCTCGGCGAGGACGGGTCGCGCGTCTCCGGCGGGGAGCGGCAGCGGCTCGGTCTCGCCCGCATGCTGCTGGCGGGACACCGCGTCCTCGTGCTGGACGAGCCGACCGAGCACCTCGACGGCGAGACCGCCCGCGCCCTGCTCGACGACGTCGACGCCCTGGCGCCCGAGCACACCGTCGTCGTCGTGTCGCACGCCCCGGAGGTCGTCGCGCGGTACCCGCAGCGGGTCGACCTGCGGCCGTCGCCGGTCCGACGTCCTAGGGTGGTCCGGTGA
- the ftsY gene encoding signal recognition particle-docking protein FtsY, giving the protein MTNTELLVALIAVAVVVLGGGAALLVRRGRGELPPPRDLDAITEEYIEHPEHPEPHLPSEDEEPPFEEVPADEKDQPTAPTTTVERPEPAQGRLVRLRARLARSNSSLGRGLLAVLGRADLDDAAWEELEDTLLAADVGVGPTTELVDRLRTRVRVEGITDPEAARRALREELVALVDPTLDRSLALQGPEGTPGVVLVVGVNGTGKTTTVGRLARVLVAEDRTVVLGAADTFRAAAADQLSTWGQRVGVDVVRGPEGGDPASVGFDTVKQGLETGADVVVIDTAGRLHTKAGLMDELGKVKRVAEKQAPVTEVLLVIDATTGQNGLRQAQVFGEVVKVTGVVLTKLDGTAKGGIVVAVQRELGVPVKYVGLGEGADDLAPFDAEEFVDALLA; this is encoded by the coding sequence GTGACCAACACCGAGCTGCTCGTCGCCCTCATCGCCGTCGCCGTCGTCGTCCTCGGCGGCGGCGCCGCCCTCCTCGTGCGCCGTGGTCGGGGCGAGCTGCCGCCCCCGCGCGACCTCGACGCGATCACCGAGGAGTACATCGAGCACCCGGAGCACCCGGAGCCCCACCTCCCGTCGGAGGACGAGGAACCGCCGTTCGAGGAGGTCCCGGCCGACGAGAAGGACCAGCCGACCGCCCCGACGACCACCGTCGAGCGGCCGGAGCCGGCGCAGGGCCGCCTGGTGCGCCTGCGCGCGAGGCTGGCCCGCTCCAACTCCTCGCTCGGTCGCGGCCTCCTCGCGGTGCTCGGCCGGGCCGACCTCGACGACGCCGCCTGGGAGGAGCTCGAGGACACGCTCCTTGCCGCCGACGTGGGTGTCGGTCCGACGACCGAGCTCGTCGACCGGCTCCGCACGCGGGTGCGCGTCGAGGGCATCACCGACCCCGAGGCCGCGCGCCGGGCGTTGCGCGAGGAGCTCGTCGCGCTCGTCGACCCGACCCTCGACCGCTCGCTCGCGCTGCAGGGCCCTGAGGGCACGCCCGGCGTCGTGCTCGTCGTGGGCGTCAACGGCACCGGCAAGACCACGACGGTCGGCCGGCTCGCCCGCGTGCTCGTCGCCGAGGACCGCACCGTCGTGCTCGGCGCGGCCGACACGTTCCGCGCCGCCGCGGCCGACCAGCTCAGCACGTGGGGCCAGCGCGTCGGGGTCGACGTCGTGCGCGGTCCCGAGGGCGGCGACCCCGCCAGCGTCGGCTTCGACACCGTCAAGCAGGGCCTCGAGACCGGTGCCGACGTCGTCGTCATCGACACGGCCGGTCGCCTGCACACGAAGGCGGGCCTGATGGACGAGCTGGGCAAGGTCAAGCGCGTGGCCGAGAAGCAGGCACCCGTCACCGAGGTGCTGCTCGTCATCGACGCGACCACCGGCCAGAACGGCCTGCGCCAGGCCCAGGTGTTCGGCGAGGTGGTCAAGGTCACCGGCGTGGTGCTCACCAAGCTCGACGGCACGGCCAAGGGCGGCATCGTCGTCGCCGTCCAGCGCGAGCTCGGCGTCCCGGTCAAGTACGTCGGTCTCGGCGAGGGGGCCGACGACCTCGCGCCGTTCGACGCCGAGGAGTTCGTCGACGCGCTGCTGGCGTGA
- a CDS encoding ammonium transporter has product MDTGDTAWVLASAALVLLMTPGLAFFYGGMTRAKSVLNMMMMSFAALAIVPVLWVLYGYSFAFSPGGNSLIGGTERLGFLNIGVDTAYGTIPEFVFAGFQLMFAIITVALISGAIADRAKFSGWLVFVVVWVTVVYFPVAHWVFDFGGSDGEGGGWIATKLEAVDFAGGTAVHINAGAAGLALALVLGKRTGWKRDPMRPHNLPFVLLGAGLLWFGWFGFNAGSALGANGLAGLAFVNTAVATAGAIVGWLAYEFVKEKKGTSLGAASGAVAGLVAITPAAGALSPFGSVILGLVAGVVCAAAVGLKWKLGFDDSLDVVGVHLVGGLIGTVLIGFLATTAPGGGAPVDGLFYGGNAELLGKQVLAAVVVMVFSFVLTYVIGKLIDMTIGFRIDPEDEVSGIDQVEHLESAYDYTGGSGGSPFKTGV; this is encoded by the coding sequence ATGGATACCGGCGACACCGCCTGGGTCTTGGCCAGCGCCGCACTGGTGCTGCTCATGACGCCCGGGCTCGCGTTCTTCTACGGGGGCATGACGCGCGCGAAGAGCGTGCTCAACATGATGATGATGAGCTTCGCCGCGCTGGCCATCGTGCCGGTGCTGTGGGTGCTCTACGGCTACTCGTTCGCGTTCAGCCCCGGCGGCAACAGCCTCATCGGCGGCACCGAGCGGCTCGGGTTCCTCAACATCGGCGTCGACACCGCCTACGGCACGATCCCCGAGTTCGTGTTCGCCGGGTTCCAGCTGATGTTCGCCATCATCACCGTCGCCCTCATCAGTGGCGCGATCGCCGACCGTGCGAAGTTCTCCGGCTGGCTCGTCTTCGTGGTCGTGTGGGTCACCGTCGTCTACTTCCCCGTCGCGCACTGGGTCTTCGACTTCGGCGGCAGTGACGGGGAGGGGGGCGGCTGGATCGCCACCAAGCTCGAGGCCGTCGACTTCGCGGGCGGCACCGCGGTGCACATCAACGCCGGTGCGGCCGGTCTCGCACTCGCCCTCGTGCTCGGCAAGCGCACCGGCTGGAAGCGCGACCCGATGCGTCCGCACAACCTGCCGTTCGTGCTGCTGGGCGCCGGCCTCCTCTGGTTCGGCTGGTTCGGCTTCAACGCCGGCTCGGCGCTCGGCGCGAACGGCCTGGCCGGTCTCGCCTTCGTCAACACCGCGGTGGCCACCGCCGGCGCGATCGTCGGCTGGCTCGCCTACGAGTTCGTCAAGGAGAAGAAGGGCACCAGCCTCGGCGCCGCGTCGGGTGCCGTCGCCGGCCTCGTCGCCATCACGCCCGCCGCCGGTGCGCTGTCGCCGTTCGGGTCGGTCATCCTGGGCCTGGTCGCCGGTGTCGTGTGCGCCGCAGCGGTCGGCCTCAAGTGGAAGCTCGGCTTCGACGACTCGCTCGACGTCGTCGGCGTGCACCTCGTGGGCGGGCTCATCGGCACCGTCCTCATCGGCTTCCTCGCCACGACGGCGCCCGGTGGCGGTGCGCCCGTCGACGGACTCTTCTACGGTGGCAACGCCGAGCTGCTCGGCAAGCAGGTGCTGGCCGCCGTCGTCGTCATGGTCTTCTCGTTCGTGCTCACGTACGTCATCGGTAAGTTGATCGACATGACGATCGGCTTCCGGATCGACCCGGAGGACGAGGTCTCCGGCATCGACCAGGTCGAGCACCTCGAGTCCGCGTACGACTACACCGGCGGTTCCGGTGGTTCGCCCTTCAAGACGGGAGTCTGA
- a CDS encoding P-II family nitrogen regulator encodes MKLVTAVIKPHKWEEVREALASAGVAGMTVTEASGYGQQKGHTEVYRGAEYDVTLVPKIRLEVVVDAADVETVVSTITAAAQTGKIGDGKVWVVPVDSVVRVRTGETDEAAL; translated from the coding sequence ATGAAGCTCGTGACCGCGGTCATCAAGCCGCACAAGTGGGAAGAGGTCCGCGAGGCCCTCGCGTCCGCCGGCGTCGCCGGCATGACCGTCACCGAGGCCAGCGGCTACGGCCAGCAGAAGGGCCACACGGAGGTCTACCGCGGGGCGGAGTACGACGTCACCCTCGTGCCGAAGATCCGCCTGGAGGTCGTCGTCGACGCCGCCGACGTCGAGACGGTCGTCAGCACCATCACGGCAGCCGCCCAGACCGGCAAGATCGGCGACGGCAAGGTGTGGGTCGTCCCCGTCGACTCGGTGGTGCGCGTGCGCACCGGCGAGACCGACGAGGCCGCCCTCTGA
- a CDS encoding [protein-PII] uridylyltransferase: MNHPPSTAADRRRRADDADRLVADAFTAAVGPDPTGLVAVAVGGYGRRELSPSSDLDVVLLHDPAVPEDRVREVAEALWYPLWDARIPLDHSVRDAVQMRATAAEDHRAAMGMLDARTVAGDAGLVLALRSHVLADWRREARTRVEDLRAGRRQRLERSGWLAYAAVPDLKESGGGLRDGVDLRALVATWLVDVPHAEVEELRSALLDVRDALHTSTGRRTDRLAMEDVPAVAEAVGMEPHALDLHVRHLGRRIAHVADVTWRRLDAVLAPRASPRPRPGLRRSGPAVVQVDAGVGWLGDEVVLTADADPRRDPAVALRAAAVAARAGLPFAAGTAQRLARDLGPLEEPWPAAARRSLVDLLTAGHGLVEVWDELDIAGVVDRWLPEWADVRLRGSSSPVHRFTVDRHSVETCVVASTLRRDVARPDLLAVAALLHDIGKGRPGDHSEVGAPMAEAVALRWGFPPADAAVVGRLVRWHLLLGTVATRRDIEDPATAANVAEIVGDAAFLDLLASLTQADARSTGPTAWTSWRRGLIEGLVAKTHQHLAGTAPATTSDAYEGWPAELPFPSADALARARRGEVGLDVVDHHGGSLVTVVTADRPGVMALIAGGLALQGLAVRSVRVVTQDDAAVSLWEVARPDLLASAVRERLLPVLAGDVPLERRMTLTPVEGLPARVRVLPGLSESATLLEVRAADRRGLVWTVCAAIAAVDCSIRSAHLSTYGDEARDVFYVVDADGEPLDEAATRRLHEAVDAALV, encoded by the coding sequence GTGAACCACCCCCCGAGCACCGCCGCCGACCGACGCCGCCGGGCCGACGACGCCGACCGCCTGGTCGCCGACGCGTTCACGGCGGCGGTCGGGCCCGACCCCACGGGCCTGGTCGCCGTCGCGGTCGGTGGCTACGGGCGACGCGAGCTCTCGCCGTCCAGCGACCTCGACGTCGTCCTGCTGCACGACCCCGCCGTGCCCGAGGACCGGGTCCGCGAGGTCGCCGAGGCGCTCTGGTACCCGCTGTGGGACGCGCGCATCCCGCTCGACCACTCCGTCCGCGACGCCGTGCAGATGCGCGCCACGGCAGCGGAGGACCACCGCGCCGCCATGGGCATGCTCGACGCGCGGACGGTGGCCGGCGACGCTGGGCTCGTCCTCGCGCTGCGCTCCCACGTGCTGGCCGACTGGCGCCGCGAGGCGCGCACCCGGGTCGAGGACCTGCGCGCCGGGCGTCGCCAGCGGCTCGAGCGCTCGGGCTGGCTGGCCTACGCCGCGGTGCCGGACCTCAAGGAGTCCGGGGGAGGCCTGCGCGACGGCGTCGACCTGCGGGCCCTCGTCGCGACGTGGCTCGTCGACGTGCCCCATGCGGAGGTCGAGGAGCTGCGCTCCGCTCTCCTCGACGTGCGCGACGCCCTTCACACCAGCACCGGGCGCCGTACCGACCGGCTCGCGATGGAGGACGTGCCGGCGGTCGCCGAGGCCGTCGGGATGGAGCCGCATGCCCTCGACCTGCACGTGCGCCACCTCGGACGACGTATCGCGCACGTCGCCGACGTGACCTGGCGCCGGCTCGACGCCGTCCTCGCGCCGAGGGCGAGCCCGCGACCCCGGCCCGGCCTGCGACGCAGCGGGCCTGCGGTGGTGCAGGTCGACGCCGGCGTGGGCTGGCTCGGCGACGAGGTGGTCCTCACCGCCGACGCCGACCCGCGCCGCGACCCCGCCGTCGCGCTGAGGGCCGCCGCCGTCGCGGCCCGGGCCGGACTCCCGTTCGCGGCGGGGACCGCCCAGCGCCTCGCCCGCGACCTGGGGCCGCTGGAGGAGCCGTGGCCGGCCGCTGCGCGCCGCTCCCTCGTCGACCTGCTCACTGCGGGCCACGGTCTCGTCGAGGTGTGGGACGAGCTCGACATCGCAGGTGTCGTCGATAGGTGGCTGCCGGAGTGGGCCGACGTGCGGCTGCGCGGCTCGAGCTCGCCGGTGCACCGGTTCACGGTGGACCGGCACAGCGTCGAGACGTGCGTGGTGGCCTCGACGCTGCGCCGCGACGTCGCGCGTCCCGACCTCCTCGCCGTCGCCGCGCTGCTGCACGACATCGGCAAGGGCAGGCCCGGCGACCACAGCGAGGTCGGTGCCCCGATGGCGGAGGCCGTCGCGCTGCGCTGGGGCTTCCCGCCCGCCGACGCCGCCGTCGTGGGCAGGCTCGTGCGCTGGCACCTGCTCCTCGGCACGGTCGCCACCCGTCGCGACATCGAGGACCCTGCCACGGCGGCGAACGTGGCGGAGATCGTCGGCGACGCCGCCTTCCTCGACCTCCTGGCCAGCCTCACCCAGGCCGACGCGCGCTCGACCGGCCCCACGGCGTGGACCTCGTGGCGGCGCGGCCTGATCGAGGGGCTGGTGGCCAAGACGCACCAGCACCTCGCGGGCACGGCGCCCGCGACCACGTCCGACGCGTACGAGGGCTGGCCTGCCGAGCTGCCCTTCCCGTCCGCCGACGCCCTGGCGCGTGCGCGCCGGGGCGAGGTCGGGCTCGACGTCGTCGACCACCACGGCGGGTCGCTCGTCACGGTCGTCACCGCCGACCGCCCCGGGGTGATGGCCCTCATCGCCGGAGGGCTCGCGCTCCAGGGTCTCGCCGTGCGCTCGGTGCGCGTGGTCACCCAGGACGACGCGGCCGTGTCGCTGTGGGAGGTGGCCCGGCCCGACCTCCTGGCCAGCGCGGTGCGCGAGCGTCTGCTGCCCGTCCTCGCCGGCGACGTGCCGCTCGAGCGACGCATGACGCTCACCCCGGTGGAGGGGCTGCCCGCCCGCGTCAGGGTTCTGCCGGGCCTGTCGGAGTCGGCGACGCTCCTCGAGGTCCGGGCCGCGGACCGCCGCGGACTCGTGTGGACGGTCTGCGCCGCGATCGCCGCCGTCGACTGCTCGATCCGCTCGGCGCACCTGTCGACCTACGGCGACGAGGCACGCGACGTCTTCTACGTGGTCGACGCCGACGGCGAGCCGCTCGACGAGGCAGCCACCCGTCGGCTGCACGAGGCGGTCGACGCGGCCCTGGTCTGA